Proteins encoded by one window of Amaranthus tricolor cultivar Red isolate AtriRed21 chromosome 4, ASM2621246v1, whole genome shotgun sequence:
- the LOC130809746 gene encoding SEC12-like protein 2 — protein sequence MTTFGVPVYGASWVSSRSTDSDDNSRDGDKPPAKSLEYLVLTGGGGEGNSGIPNLLLLTEFDFSANSLSSEPVVRLEFTDEVPYRMAVHPKGDGLICAFPKSCRWFDWDTTNTSKNGRLGLKASDKVLTKLEDVGQQMALAFSEDGSLLAVGGEDGKLRVFKWPSLEVLFNEEEAYTTVKDLHFSIDGKYLVSVGSGCPCKVWDVTLSEAVATLPQKNGEIFGFCRFSQTSERDQVLYTIDKCGSIISWNTKSWNRIVTKRIVRDTITAFNTSIDGKLLAIGTMEGDVLIINSSKMQVQMTVKKAHLIVVTALTFSHDSRALASASMDSRIRVTLVEDKNVNGFNYWIIMLIILLAFAVMYLKSTQTKLLIKEV from the exons ATGACGACGTTTGGAGTTCCAGTCTATGGAGCATCCTGGGTTTCCTCCAGATCCACCGATTCCGACGATAACTCAAGAGACGGCGATAAACCCCCTGCAAAATCGCTGGAATATCTTGTTCTTACGGGCGGTGGTGGAGAAGGCAATAGCGGCATTCCTAACCTACTTCTCCTTACTGAATTCGATTTCTCCGCTAATTCTCTGTCTTCTGAACCG GTTGTACGACTTGAATTTACTGATGAAGTGCCGTACAGAATGGCCGTTCATCCTAAGGGTGATGGCCTCATTTGTGCCTTTCCTAAAAGTTGCAG ATGGTTTGATTGGGATACGACTAATACTAGCAAAAATGGGAGACTAGGTTTAAAAGCATCTGACAAGGTACTTACCAAGTTGGAAGACGTGGGTCAACAAATGGCTTTAGCATTCAGTGAAGATGGTTCGTTACTTGCCGTCGGTGGTGAG GATGGcaaattaagggtttttaagtggccTAGCTTGGAAGTCCTATTTAATGAGGAGGAAGCCTATACTACTGTGAAGGACCTACATTTCAG TATAGATGGGAAGTATCTGGTTTCTGTAGGAAGTGGTTGTCCTTGCAAAGTTTGGGATGTAACTTTATCAGAGGCTGTAGCTACTCTACCCCAGAAGAAT GGTGAGATTTTTGGGTTTTGCAGATTTTCTCAAACTAGTGAAAGGGACCAGGTCCTTTACACAATCG ATAAATGTGGAAGTATAATATCATGGAACACCAAATCCTGGAATAGAATAGTCACAAAACGTATTGTTCGGGACACAATCACAGCATTTAATACCTCCATTGACGGGAAGCTCCTAGCCAT TGGGACCATGGAAGGGGATGTCCTCATCATAAACTCATCTAAGATGCAAGTACAGATGACTGTGAAGAAGGCACACCTGATTGTGGTTACTGCCCTAACGTTCTCACATGACTCAAG GGCTTTAGCTTCTGCATCCATGGATTCACGTATCAGAGTAACACTAGTTGAAGACAAAAATGTTAATG